From one Nocardioides yefusunii genomic stretch:
- a CDS encoding MSCRAMM family protein yields MTEPRPHMHPSPARTNPPHPSGATQETTAQPRDARRHALVAAVAALVMACVAAPWAAPWAATATAAPVTAAVTAAGVQATSAAAAAATAPPPAAATAAAITTGRVVGRAVDATGAGIPRAHVAVFDTDWNWIREVKARSTGRFTLTGLSPGRYIVQVSDSRPAWRTDRRAPSDARVRVVAGQDSVRTITLRRGGFITGAVTRGTANKKASRAMVRATDAVGRSYTVTADRSGQFALGGLPRGTYRLWGYDAGKKWVGRTVKVSVTTAAHAGHVTIRLRTRAGGVNGYVLEGSALARHTTWVTAVNRSTGQWWVVKVRGGDLSLRGLSPGRYTFVVQATPTHAGASLRPSFRVKAGRTKNTTLRLTRRVPQITDPA; encoded by the coding sequence ATGACGGAACCACGCCCCCACATGCACCCATCGCCCGCGCGCACGAATCCCCCGCATCCCTCCGGAGCGACGCAGGAGACCACTGCCCAGCCCCGTGACGCCCGACGTCACGCGCTCGTGGCCGCCGTCGCTGCGCTCGTGATGGCATGCGTGGCCGCTCCGTGGGCCGCTCCGTGGGCCGCCACCGCTACGGCCGCCCCCGTGACCGCCGCCGTGACCGCCGCCGGTGTCCAGGCCACCTCGGCGGCCGCTGCTGCCGCCACCGCTCCGCCCCCTGCTGCGGCCACTGCTGCGGCCATCACCACGGGACGCGTCGTGGGACGCGCCGTCGACGCGACCGGCGCCGGAATCCCCCGCGCCCATGTCGCCGTCTTCGACACGGACTGGAACTGGATCCGGGAGGTGAAGGCTCGCTCCACCGGACGGTTCACCCTCACCGGCCTCTCCCCGGGACGCTACATCGTCCAGGTCAGCGACTCCCGGCCCGCGTGGCGCACCGATCGCCGTGCGCCCTCTGACGCCCGGGTGCGGGTGGTCGCCGGCCAGGACTCGGTCCGCACGATCACGCTGCGCCGCGGAGGATTCATCACCGGCGCCGTCACCCGCGGCACCGCGAACAAGAAGGCGTCGCGTGCCATGGTGCGGGCCACGGACGCCGTGGGACGCAGTTACACCGTCACCGCGGACCGATCCGGTCAGTTCGCGCTCGGCGGTCTGCCGCGCGGGACCTACCGACTCTGGGGGTACGACGCGGGCAAGAAGTGGGTCGGGCGCACCGTCAAGGTCTCGGTCACCACAGCAGCCCACGCCGGACACGTCACGATCCGCCTCCGCACCCGCGCCGGCGGGGTCAACGGCTACGTGCTGGAGGGATCAGCGCTGGCGCGGCACACCACCTGGGTGACGGCGGTCAACCGCAGCACCGGCCAGTGGTGGGTGGTGAAGGTACGCGGGGGCGACCTCTCCCTGCGCGGGCTCTCCCCTGGGCGCTACACGTTCGTGGTGCAGGCAACCCCCACCCACGCCGGCGCCTCGCTGCGTCCGTCGTTCCGGGTGAAGGCGGGACGTACCAAGAACACCACCCTGCGCCTCACTCGACGGGTCCCGCAGATCACCGATCCTGCGTGA
- a CDS encoding response regulator, translating into MSGTTATSACAVVIDDDPSIRALYRPVLEQIGLEPVMTSNAADGIEAVREFTPVIVFLDVTMGGMDGFAALARIREFSDSPVVMISAHSDEIDVIQGLGTGADDYVFKPFRPRELRARVEALLRRAAGRSHPAAETAAPEDVVWRAPNPATNRPGPALLRRVETLAEPARSARPDVVADNLVAGANAVALVADTTALTVPVPAPFDPASATVPFRLTSPLTTPSANVPVPAPLADEASVHANSPASSPVASRVNTATALRHGELLLDLSTGRAVVGDQEVSLPGDEVNLLASLMETGTRVRSTANLVLALRGESYVTTYFVNDHDKRTVIDVMDTLRRRLGDTGPAPRWIEAVGTVGFRMTPA; encoded by the coding sequence ATGTCTGGAACGACCGCCACCTCGGCCTGTGCCGTGGTGATCGACGACGATCCGTCCATCCGGGCGTTGTACCGCCCAGTCCTGGAGCAGATCGGGCTGGAGCCGGTGATGACCTCGAACGCCGCGGACGGGATCGAAGCAGTCCGCGAGTTCACCCCCGTCATCGTCTTCCTCGACGTCACCATGGGCGGGATGGACGGATTCGCCGCACTGGCCCGGATCCGGGAGTTCTCCGACTCCCCCGTGGTGATGATCAGCGCGCACTCCGACGAGATCGACGTCATCCAAGGGCTGGGGACCGGCGCCGACGACTACGTCTTCAAACCGTTCCGCCCCCGGGAGCTGCGCGCCCGCGTGGAAGCCCTCCTGCGTCGCGCAGCAGGCCGCTCGCACCCGGCCGCCGAGACCGCTGCTCCCGAGGACGTCGTGTGGCGGGCTCCGAACCCTGCGACCAACCGTCCCGGTCCCGCCTTGCTCCGCCGCGTGGAGACCCTGGCAGAGCCGGCCCGATCCGCACGCCCCGATGTCGTCGCCGACAACCTGGTGGCCGGGGCGAACGCCGTCGCGCTGGTCGCCGACACCACGGCCCTCACCGTCCCGGTCCCCGCTCCGTTCGATCCCGCCTCCGCCACCGTGCCGTTCCGGCTGACCTCGCCCCTGACCACTCCGTCCGCGAATGTGCCGGTGCCTGCACCCCTGGCCGACGAAGCCAGCGTCCATGCCAACTCGCCGGCCAGCTCGCCAGTCGCGTCGCGCGTCAACACCGCCACAGCCCTTCGCCACGGCGAGCTCCTGCTCGACCTCTCCACCGGCCGCGCGGTCGTCGGGGACCAGGAAGTGTCACTGCCCGGGGACGAGGTCAACCTGCTGGCTTCCCTGATGGAGACCGGCACCCGGGTGCGTTCGACCGCCAACCTGGTGCTGGCGCTGCGCGGTGAGTCCTACGTGACCACGTACTTCGTCAACGATCACGACAAGCGCACCGTCATCGACGTGATGGATACCCTGCGTCGCCGCCTCGGCGACACCGGTCCTGCACCCCGTTGGATCGAAGCCGTCGGTACGGTCGGTTTCAGGATGACCCCGGCGTGA
- a CDS encoding HK97 family phage prohead protease: MIPKTHRFDNPAAVTFKVNRETRTIRGLAVPWGEIGDNGRGRFRFKRGSLTWDKVKLLNAHDWDQTIGVVKFEDTDEGLLMAASVAQTRLGDEVLSLAEIGAIDGLSIGLADDIDFDLVDGVHEVSRGVVIETSTTPIPAFENAQIRSVAASASGTTSGRNLMDEDETTTATVEDRLTAVEDRVTTLETTVNQVEETVEETVGEIATLSKIKTPVATFAAGSAASRLTVREEPMYRFEGSVRAPSGFDFAEDLFKAARFGDQAAKDRVIRFAAEDRGGLTFATTSDTAAVNPVEHRPDMFLGQAPAPSSPLFDFFRKGSIDGPQTFDYAKLDRVATTATVANHVEGVEPTATNVSTAKGTTVTPSAVSGKVHITREVAAGRGTPTASALARDEFHRTFGIALETKTHAIISAASASITSLTAAITAGADGKALGLALKTGLLKLQFQADGSRFVQGFGHEDLYTTLALVENGDGEPVYPIINPQNRDGIAGDKYSFIDVAGYRFTPTATLGATSASASLSYVADPAAVHVWASGLTELDMLGQDVEGWDIGCFGWFAGLMYDVTGLRKISYDPTA; encoded by the coding sequence GTGATCCCCAAGACACACCGCTTCGACAACCCTGCCGCGGTCACCTTCAAGGTCAACCGGGAGACCCGCACGATCCGCGGTCTCGCGGTCCCGTGGGGCGAGATCGGCGACAACGGCCGCGGCCGGTTCCGGTTCAAGCGTGGGTCCTTGACCTGGGACAAGGTCAAGTTGCTCAACGCCCACGACTGGGACCAGACCATCGGCGTTGTCAAGTTCGAGGACACCGACGAGGGGCTGCTCATGGCGGCCAGCGTCGCCCAGACCCGCCTCGGCGACGAGGTCCTGTCTCTGGCCGAGATCGGCGCGATCGACGGCCTGTCCATCGGCCTCGCCGATGACATCGACTTCGACCTCGTCGACGGCGTCCACGAGGTCTCCCGCGGCGTCGTCATCGAGACCTCTACCACCCCCATCCCCGCTTTCGAGAACGCCCAGATCCGCTCCGTCGCCGCCTCGGCGTCGGGCACCACCTCCGGAAGGAACCTCATGGACGAGGACGAAACCACCACTGCCACGGTCGAGGACCGCCTCACGGCGGTTGAGGACCGGGTCACCACGCTCGAGACCACCGTCAACCAGGTCGAGGAAACCGTCGAGGAAACCGTCGGTGAGATCGCGACGCTCAGCAAGATCAAGACCCCTGTCGCCACCTTCGCTGCCGGCTCCGCGGCATCGCGGCTCACCGTCCGCGAAGAGCCCATGTACCGCTTCGAGGGCTCCGTGCGCGCCCCGTCCGGGTTCGACTTCGCCGAGGACCTGTTCAAGGCCGCCCGCTTCGGCGACCAGGCCGCGAAGGACCGCGTCATCCGGTTCGCTGCCGAGGACCGCGGCGGACTCACCTTCGCCACCACCAGCGACACCGCCGCAGTGAACCCCGTCGAGCACCGCCCCGACATGTTCCTGGGCCAGGCACCGGCCCCGTCGAGCCCGCTGTTCGACTTCTTCCGCAAGGGCTCCATCGACGGACCGCAGACCTTCGACTACGCCAAGCTCGACCGCGTCGCCACCACCGCGACCGTCGCCAACCACGTCGAGGGCGTCGAACCCACGGCCACCAACGTGTCCACCGCCAAGGGGACCACGGTCACCCCGTCCGCAGTCTCCGGCAAGGTCCACATCACCCGCGAGGTCGCAGCCGGTCGAGGCACCCCGACCGCCTCCGCCCTGGCACGCGACGAGTTCCACCGCACCTTCGGGATCGCGCTCGAGACCAAGACCCACGCGATCATCTCCGCCGCCTCGGCCTCGATCACCTCCCTCACCGCGGCGATCACAGCCGGCGCAGACGGCAAGGCGCTCGGCCTGGCCCTCAAGACGGGGCTGCTGAAGCTGCAGTTCCAGGCCGACGGGTCCCGCTTCGTCCAGGGCTTCGGTCACGAAGACCTCTACACCACCCTCGCGCTCGTCGAGAACGGTGACGGTGAGCCGGTCTACCCGATCATCAACCCGCAGAACCGCGACGGCATCGCGGGGGACAAGTACTCGTTCATCGACGTGGCCGGTTACCGCTTCACCCCGACCGCGACCCTCGGCGCGACCAGCGCCAGCGCGTCGCTGTCCTACGTCGCCGACCCCGCCGCAGTCCACGTCTGGGCCTCCGGTCTCACCGAGCTCGACATGCTCGGCCAGGACGTCGAGGGCTGGGACATCGGCTGCTTCGGCTGGTTCGCCGGGCTCATGTACGACGTCACCGGTCTCCGCAAGATCTCCTACGACCCCACGGCGTGA
- a CDS encoding glycosyltransferase family 2 protein encodes MQDVDSHVLHTTPRAAPAPASLYQATVGCVIPAYNESETLAAVLESLLAQTRLPDVIHVVVNNTTDDSVEIAARYAGLHHRVVEGRDETTEVYVHDIGENPDKKVGALNYGFALVEGMDYFLGVDGDTTADPRAVEHLLGEIASDGRIGGISAIYSIDDSDLPGPLAKFLVAGQRQQFASFNMQNLLRGRQMAVLGGQYSIFRIEALQRVITEFHQLTPWVRDSEIEDSLLSLQIRSTGYLTKISASARADVGGMTTLRSLDAQQVKWNVGAVDLMWPGQRGDTQGQPFHPNLRLRWFENFSMLLNALTRFWFVTLLLCSVIFGALVFNPIWFVPPIIATWLNLRVAHSMHDASARDYLFALLWLPSELYIWARIGHFVRAWTKFFSGSETDNWALQAKAESGGGRGLSVHWVPHVGMLLAIGTCVTVFLQLSTGWRSNVLYVGWNILAITTILQSGWLLIKCLRRYRGFTV; translated from the coding sequence GTGCAGGACGTCGACAGTCACGTCCTGCACACCACCCCGCGTGCCGCGCCCGCCCCTGCGTCGCTGTACCAGGCCACGGTCGGGTGCGTCATTCCGGCCTACAACGAGTCCGAGACCTTGGCAGCAGTCCTCGAGTCGCTGCTGGCCCAGACCCGGCTCCCCGACGTCATCCACGTGGTCGTCAACAACACCACCGACGACTCCGTCGAGATCGCAGCCCGCTACGCAGGACTCCACCACCGCGTGGTCGAGGGGCGCGACGAGACCACCGAGGTCTACGTCCACGACATCGGGGAGAACCCGGACAAGAAGGTCGGCGCCCTCAACTACGGGTTCGCGCTCGTCGAGGGGATGGACTACTTCCTCGGCGTGGACGGTGACACCACCGCTGATCCCCGCGCCGTCGAGCACCTGCTGGGCGAGATCGCCTCCGACGGCCGCATCGGCGGGATCTCGGCGATCTACAGCATCGACGACAGCGACCTGCCCGGCCCGTTGGCGAAGTTCCTCGTCGCCGGCCAGCGCCAGCAGTTCGCCTCCTTCAACATGCAGAACCTGCTCCGTGGCCGCCAGATGGCGGTGCTCGGCGGCCAGTACTCGATCTTCCGGATCGAGGCACTGCAGCGCGTCATCACCGAGTTCCACCAACTCACCCCGTGGGTGCGCGACAGCGAGATCGAGGACTCGCTCCTCTCCCTGCAGATCCGCAGCACCGGTTACCTGACCAAGATCAGCGCCTCGGCCCGGGCCGACGTCGGCGGCATGACGACCCTGCGTTCCCTCGACGCCCAGCAGGTGAAGTGGAACGTCGGAGCAGTCGACCTGATGTGGCCAGGTCAGCGCGGCGACACCCAGGGTCAGCCGTTCCACCCCAACCTGCGCCTGCGCTGGTTCGAGAACTTCTCGATGCTGCTCAACGCCCTGACCCGGTTCTGGTTCGTGACACTGCTGCTGTGCTCGGTGATCTTCGGCGCCCTCGTCTTCAACCCGATCTGGTTCGTCCCCCCGATCATCGCGACCTGGCTGAACCTGCGTGTGGCCCACTCCATGCACGACGCCAGCGCCCGCGACTATCTGTTCGCGTTGCTGTGGCTGCCCTCCGAGCTCTACATCTGGGCACGGATCGGGCACTTCGTCCGCGCCTGGACGAAGTTCTTCTCCGGCTCCGAGACCGACAACTGGGCGCTCCAGGCGAAGGCGGAGAGCGGCGGCGGTCGCGGCCTGTCGGTGCACTGGGTGCCCCACGTCGGCATGCTGCTCGCGATCGGCACGTGCGTCACCGTCTTCCTCCAGCTCTCCACCGGATGGCGTAGCAACGTGCTCTACGTCGGCTGGAACATCCTCGCCATCACCACGATCCTCCAGAGCGGCTGGCTGCTGATCAAGTGCCTGCGCCGCTACCGGGGGTTCACGGTCTGA
- a CDS encoding tyrosine-type recombinase/integrase encodes MTPQNWHTATQKYSTHLAAAGRSPGTVRLHMHYLSLLQRTPTTPANPWATTVDDLSAFLSRRDWSPETRKSARSVMRGFFRWAHARGWVDRDPATTLAAVAVPPPRPRPTPEHLVEMLVRRPDRIGLMALLGARAGLRAAEIAQVHRTHYTGGRRSGDLVVLGKGGKTRVVPVESPELATRLWRVEGWAFPNGRGSHLSPGHVTRLISRALPDDWTAHTLRHRMATRAYAGTRDLLAVGEVLGHSRPETTQRYVLLPDDARRAAVAAAG; translated from the coding sequence ATGACCCCCCAGAACTGGCACACAGCCACCCAGAAGTACTCCACCCACCTCGCAGCCGCTGGACGATCCCCAGGCACCGTGCGGCTGCACATGCACTACCTCTCGCTGTTGCAGCGCACCCCCACCACCCCCGCGAACCCGTGGGCGACCACGGTCGATGACCTCTCCGCATTCCTGTCGCGTCGAGACTGGTCACCCGAGACCCGGAAGTCTGCCCGCAGCGTCATGCGCGGGTTCTTCCGCTGGGCGCACGCTCGAGGATGGGTGGACCGCGACCCCGCGACGACGCTGGCCGCCGTCGCGGTGCCGCCCCCGCGGCCACGCCCCACCCCGGAGCACCTGGTCGAGATGCTGGTACGTCGCCCCGACCGGATCGGGCTCATGGCGCTACTCGGCGCCAGGGCCGGCCTACGCGCCGCCGAGATTGCCCAGGTCCACCGCACCCACTACACGGGCGGGCGGCGCTCTGGTGACCTCGTGGTGCTCGGGAAGGGCGGGAAGACCCGCGTCGTGCCCGTGGAGTCCCCCGAGCTCGCCACACGACTGTGGCGGGTCGAGGGATGGGCTTTCCCCAACGGCCGAGGATCGCACCTTTCCCCAGGGCACGTGACGCGGCTGATCTCGAGGGCCCTCCCGGACGACTGGACGGCCCACACCCTGCGGCACCGCATGGCAACCAGGGCGTATGCCGGCACGCGTGACCTACTCGCGGTCGGCGAGGTGCTCGGCCACAGCCGCCCGGAGACCACCCAGAGGTACGTGCTACTTCCGGATGATGCTCGACGGGCAGCTGTGGCCGCTGCGGGGTGA
- a CDS encoding glycoside hydrolase family 6 protein, producing MKWLARSAGAVLLSASLGVFQGCSSETRPTVPAQVGQEDPRASMGNPVWGARSWSTPLDRVTPTAVPVVRGNPFADAAPFLDEYTSVADAAHAVTGPRADVQLLERLAEVPTASWLLPEAYPVGAVGAHVESLVFSAQKQGTIAVFVVYGVPGRDCIDSHSSGGTTAADYPTWIREISDAAGHGSVVILEPDALASLGSCSGDEERVTLLRDAVEVLSQGPVTYVDAGHSRWQSSATMISRLRQVGVEKVRGFALNVANYGAESAERAYGSAVSQALGGSHFVVDTGRAGGAGPGRGWCNPAGQAVGALPGRVDDGSAMDARLWVKPPGESDGECGGGPAAGQFWAERALELVRAAGW from the coding sequence ATGAAGTGGCTGGCCAGGAGTGCAGGGGCGGTGCTGCTCAGCGCCTCGCTCGGTGTGTTCCAGGGCTGCAGCTCGGAGACCCGGCCCACGGTCCCGGCCCAGGTGGGTCAGGAGGACCCTCGTGCCTCGATGGGCAACCCCGTCTGGGGCGCGCGTTCGTGGAGCACGCCGCTGGACCGCGTCACTCCGACGGCGGTCCCGGTGGTGCGCGGCAATCCGTTCGCCGATGCGGCGCCGTTCCTGGACGAGTACACCTCGGTGGCTGACGCCGCGCACGCCGTGACGGGGCCCCGGGCGGACGTGCAACTGCTCGAGCGCCTCGCCGAGGTGCCGACCGCCAGTTGGCTGCTTCCGGAGGCCTACCCGGTCGGCGCAGTGGGCGCCCACGTCGAGAGTCTCGTGTTCAGCGCCCAGAAGCAGGGCACCATCGCGGTCTTCGTGGTCTACGGCGTCCCGGGGCGCGACTGCATCGACTCCCACTCCTCCGGCGGAACGACGGCTGCCGACTACCCGACCTGGATCCGCGAGATCTCGGATGCGGCCGGACACGGTTCGGTGGTCATCCTCGAACCCGATGCCTTGGCCTCCCTGGGGTCCTGCAGCGGCGACGAAGAACGGGTCACGCTGCTGCGTGACGCCGTCGAGGTGCTGTCGCAGGGGCCGGTGACCTACGTCGATGCCGGCCACTCGCGCTGGCAGTCGTCGGCCACGATGATCTCGCGGCTGCGTCAGGTCGGTGTGGAGAAGGTGCGCGGCTTCGCCCTCAACGTGGCCAACTACGGTGCCGAGAGCGCGGAACGTGCCTACGGATCCGCGGTGTCGCAGGCCTTGGGCGGGAGCCACTTCGTCGTCGACACCGGCCGCGCGGGGGGTGCCGGACCTGGTCGGGGATGGTGCAACCCCGCAGGTCAGGCCGTCGGGGCCCTGCCCGGCAGGGTGGACGACGGGAGCGCGATGGATGCACGCCTCTGGGTCAAGCCTCCCGGCGAGAGCGATGGGGAGTGCGGCGGCGGCCCGGCCGCCGGGCAGTTCTGGGCCGAGCGTGCACTGGAGCTGGTCCGCGCCGCGGGCTGGTGA
- a CDS encoding phage tail protein, with product MSAGRPVRVAVVGDSGDLRRALSQAEAALDDVGDTAVDNGRRVEAALGATAESADATASASSQLAGGLGDLAGGMAAAGFISEDTAAAFDTASQAIMGVTGAADLMNLATEKIPGIHKVATAATKGLAAAKRALGVAIRFAMGPVGLIMIAITALIAIVTVLWKNNEGFRKAVIKVWEAVKDGVGAAIDWVSDKISGLIDFFKKLPGRMTQAVSGLWNGIKDGFKGAINWVIDKWNNFSISLPGVKVPGLGQVGGFTLNTPDIPRLNMGGIVTRATTITAGEGRPEAILPLDRLGGLGGGDVNIYMHPTSDPVAVGRELQKVLDAFRLAGGRGLGAGVPG from the coding sequence ATGAGTGCTGGACGACCAGTACGCGTCGCCGTCGTCGGCGACTCCGGCGACCTGCGCCGCGCGCTGTCGCAGGCCGAGGCCGCGCTCGACGACGTCGGCGACACCGCTGTCGACAACGGCCGCCGCGTCGAGGCTGCCCTGGGCGCGACCGCCGAGTCGGCAGACGCAACGGCGTCGGCGTCGTCGCAGCTCGCCGGTGGTCTGGGTGACCTCGCCGGTGGTATGGCCGCGGCCGGCTTCATCTCCGAAGACACCGCAGCCGCCTTCGACACCGCGTCACAGGCGATCATGGGTGTCACCGGTGCAGCCGACCTCATGAACCTGGCCACCGAGAAGATCCCTGGGATTCACAAGGTGGCCACCGCAGCCACCAAGGGCCTCGCCGCCGCCAAGCGTGCCCTCGGTGTCGCGATCCGGTTCGCCATGGGGCCGGTCGGCTTGATCATGATCGCGATCACCGCCCTGATCGCGATCGTCACCGTCCTGTGGAAGAACAACGAAGGATTCCGTAAGGCCGTCATCAAGGTCTGGGAGGCAGTCAAGGACGGCGTCGGCGCCGCGATCGACTGGGTGTCAGACAAGATCTCCGGGCTGATCGACTTCTTCAAGAAACTGCCGGGCCGAATGACGCAGGCCGTGTCGGGTCTGTGGAACGGCATCAAGGACGGCTTCAAGGGCGCGATCAACTGGGTCATCGACAAGTGGAACAACTTCTCGATCTCGCTGCCCGGTGTCAAGGTGCCTGGCCTCGGACAGGTCGGCGGCTTCACCCTCAACACCCCCGACATTCCGCGCCTCAACATGGGCGGCATCGTCACCCGCGCCACCACGATCACCGCCGGTGAGGGACGTCCGGAAGCCATTCTTCCGCTCGACCGGCTCGGCGGCCTCGGCGGCGGGGACGTGAACATCTACATGCACCCCACCAGCGACCCGGTCGCGGTCGGCAGGGAGCTGCAGAAGGTCCTCGACGCTTTCCGTCTCGCAGGCGGTCGCGGTCTCGGAGCGGGGGTGCCGGGATGA